A single region of the Anoplolepis gracilipes chromosome 1, ASM4749672v1, whole genome shotgun sequence genome encodes:
- the Gclm gene encoding glutamate--cysteine ligase regulatory subunit, producing MLSHNLLVNTGNILSLSEARQKASQNSTDELVETLKIILNDKQSKGDGTTIINGEEDTSLQDVDRKDLKITVKVFISSPDVDSLKEALDQAFKALGTNIIESLVIAYKSDEDSENMLSSLKRIWSVVEGYVKVDKLCSVGLSDINTNTFIELFQWADVKPNIVQINLATCCVVPPALQEFTKENDIQLLTHSDPCEILPQEMLEGIFGSTAHLRWLIRYQIHLKCRGILSSKGYLLYINKSIFKP from the exons ATGCTTTCGCATAATTTACTCGTAAACACCGGGAATATACTTTCCCTAAGCGAGGCGAGGCAAAAGGCGAGTCAAAATTCCACGGACGAG TTGGTGgagacattaaaaattatcctgAATGATAAGCAAAGCAAAGGAGATGGTACAACGATT atcaATGGAGAGGAGGATACAAGCTTACAGGATGTCGATAGAAAAGACCTAAAGATTACTGTAAAGGTATTTATCTCTTCACCCGATGTTGACTCGCTAAAGGAAGCATTAGATCAAG caTTTAAAGCATTAGGTACAAATATCATAGAATCCTTAGTGATAGCTTACAAAAGCGATGAAGATTCAGAGAATATGTTGTCgtcattaaaaagaatatggtCTGTAGTAGAAGGATATGTAAAAGTTGATAAATTATGCAGTGTCGGATTGAGTGACATTAATACAAACACATTCATTGAATTGTTTCAGTGGGCTGAT gtaAAGccaaatattgtacaaattaatttagctACATGTTGTGTAGTACCGCCAGCCTTGCAAGAATTTACAAAGGAGAATGATATTCAGTTATTAACACACAGTGATCCATGTG AAATACTTCCTCAAGAGATGTTAGAGGGTATATTTGGCAGTACTGCTCACTTGCGTTGGCTGATAAGATATCAAATCCATCTCAAATGCCGTGGAATTTTATCATCAAAAGggtacttattatatattaataaatcaatcttCAAACCTTAA
- the LOC140662910 gene encoding transmembrane protein 14C, with amino-acid sequence MPIDIPAFAYAAAVAGGGILGYVKSSSIPSLAAGLLFGSVLGYGAYQTSQDPTNVTVFLATSTTLGGLMGYRFYNSGKIMPAGIIAILSAVMIARTVTRYLFSPPLKTD; translated from the exons atgcCCATCGATATCCCCGCGTTCGCGTATGCTGCTGCGGTAGCTGGCGGTGGTATATTAGGTTACGTGAAATCAA gtTCTATTCCATCGTTGGCAGCTGGGCTTCTCTTTGGATCTGTTCTGGGCTATGGGGCTTATCAAACTTCTCAAGACCCGACCAATGTAACAGTGTTTCTAGCAACTAGTACAACTCTTGGAGGCTTGATGGGATATCGTTTTTACAATAGTGGGAAAATAATGCCAGCTGGAATAATTGCTATATTAAG TGCTGTGATGATTGCAAGGACAgttacaagatatttattcTCACCACCATTAAAGactgattaa